The following are encoded together in the Halopseudomonas salegens genome:
- a CDS encoding MFS transporter — protein sequence MSAQELAPKREIFGWAMFDFANQGYTLLIITVIYGDLFTRVIVGDSPDYRLGNLLWSLALAFSYFLVVVANPLCGAIMDYSRSRKRFLFISYLLTVGATALLYFVEPGWLIPAMLLIVASNFAYAIGEGFIASFLPDLGPRKALGWISGLGWGLGYIGGLVATAFTLFFLGEVSAENYDTIRWVGPFAAGFFLLAAIPTFLWVRERGSKQHLPSGQSLIGVGLQRLQTTWRQVHQFRDLRALLISVFFAMAGIYIIISFSFIYGAQVIGWDEQVRIYMFITVQITAALGAIGFGWLQSHIGARTTYLITLGLWLLAILAIWQTPTLTARLSHWFGVDWQAQYVFLFAGVLAGASLGSSQSATRALVGVLTPSGKAAEFFGLWGMASKLAAIFGILGLGLIQWGFGLANAILFCLALFIVAILAVLPVDERRGEQVADGWRDPGQE from the coding sequence ATGTCCGCGCAGGAACTTGCCCCCAAACGGGAAATATTTGGCTGGGCCATGTTCGATTTTGCCAACCAGGGCTATACCCTGCTCATCATCACCGTTATCTACGGTGATCTGTTTACCCGGGTAATTGTTGGCGACAGCCCTGATTACCGTCTGGGTAATCTGCTCTGGAGCCTGGCACTGGCATTCAGCTATTTTCTGGTGGTGGTGGCCAACCCCCTGTGCGGGGCGATCATGGACTATTCGCGCAGCCGCAAACGCTTCCTGTTTATCAGCTACCTGCTCACCGTAGGCGCTACCGCGCTGCTGTATTTCGTCGAGCCCGGCTGGCTGATACCCGCGATGCTGCTGATTGTTGCATCGAATTTTGCCTATGCCATCGGTGAGGGCTTTATTGCCAGCTTTCTGCCTGATCTGGGTCCACGCAAAGCCCTCGGCTGGATCTCCGGGCTCGGCTGGGGCCTGGGTTATATTGGTGGTCTGGTGGCTACCGCTTTCACCCTGTTTTTTCTTGGCGAGGTCTCTGCCGAGAACTATGACACCATTCGCTGGGTCGGTCCTTTTGCGGCCGGCTTCTTCCTGCTGGCCGCGATCCCGACCTTCCTCTGGGTCCGCGAGCGGGGCAGCAAGCAACATTTGCCATCAGGGCAAAGCCTGATTGGCGTCGGCTTGCAACGATTGCAGACCACATGGCGACAGGTTCACCAGTTCCGTGACCTGCGCGCGCTGCTGATTTCGGTCTTCTTTGCCATGGCCGGCATCTATATCATCATCTCTTTTTCCTTTATCTACGGCGCTCAGGTGATTGGCTGGGATGAGCAGGTTCGCATCTACATGTTCATCACCGTGCAGATTACTGCCGCGCTCGGGGCCATCGGTTTTGGCTGGCTACAAAGCCATATTGGTGCTCGTACCACCTACTTGATAACACTTGGCCTCTGGTTGCTGGCCATTCTGGCGATCTGGCAGACTCCGACCCTGACGGCAAGGCTTAGCCACTGGTTTGGCGTCGACTGGCAGGCGCAATACGTATTTCTGTTTGCCGGAGTGCTGGCCGGCGCCAGCCTGGGTTCTTCGCAATCCGCAACGCGGGCCCTGGTCGGGGTGCTGACGCCCAGCGGCAAAGCGGCAGAATTCTTCGGTCTGTGGGGGATGGCGTCCAAACTCGCCGCCATCTTCGGTATTTTGGGACTGGGTCTGATTCAGTGGGGTTTCGGCCTGGCCAACGCCATCCTGTTCTGTCTGGCCCTGTTCATTGTCGCCATCCTGGCCGTGCTACCCGTCGATGAACGGCGCGGTGAACAAGTCGCCGATGGCTGGCGCGACCCGGGTCAGGAATGA
- a CDS encoding glycerophosphodiester phosphodiesterase, whose translation MADLSGHLNTLANYLWSLSPAARRPVPVVSNLVAHRGAHGRGPAGVVVENTLEAFELCLQLGVWGAELDIQLTRDGEPVVHHDPHCGRLFQRPDLVIAETRYRDLRAAVPEIPHLDEVVHLARGRLHLMIEIKESWQQRAELPQRVSERLQALTPTTDFHLLSLEPEHLEGFREIPKAAYVDVAQANTAHIVRQNLALGHGAVAGSFALIGASTLQQLRDAGRRVGTGFVENRLILNREINRGVDWVFSDSILQLPLAADEGDADHS comes from the coding sequence ATGGCGGATTTGTCCGGACACCTGAACACCCTGGCCAATTATCTCTGGAGTTTGTCACCTGCTGCACGACGGCCGGTGCCGGTGGTGAGCAATCTGGTGGCGCACCGGGGGGCGCACGGCCGTGGGCCAGCCGGTGTAGTGGTAGAGAATACGCTTGAGGCCTTTGAGCTGTGCCTGCAACTCGGGGTATGGGGAGCCGAGCTGGACATTCAGCTGACCCGTGATGGCGAACCGGTCGTGCATCATGATCCGCATTGCGGGCGGTTGTTTCAGCGTCCCGATCTGGTTATTGCAGAGACCCGTTACCGTGACCTGCGCGCTGCCGTGCCGGAGATTCCGCACCTGGATGAAGTGGTGCACCTGGCGCGCGGACGCTTGCACCTGATGATCGAAATCAAGGAATCCTGGCAGCAGCGTGCCGAACTGCCGCAACGGGTGAGTGAGCGCCTGCAGGCGTTGACACCGACGACCGACTTTCATCTGTTGAGTCTGGAACCAGAGCATCTGGAAGGTTTTCGCGAGATACCCAAAGCGGCCTATGTTGATGTCGCCCAGGCGAATACCGCGCATATCGTGCGGCAGAACCTGGCCTTGGGGCATGGCGCCGTGGCAGGCTCTTTTGCGCTTATCGGCGCCAGTACCCTGCAGCAACTTCGTGACGCTGGTCGCAGGGTCGGCACCGGCTTCGTCGAAAACCGGCTGATCCTCAATCGCGAGATCAATCGTGGGGTCGACTGGGTATTCAGCGATAGCATCTTGCAGCTACCGCTGGCCGCTGATGAGGGCGATGCGGATCATTCCTGA